In Helicobacter sp. 11S03491-1, a single window of DNA contains:
- a CDS encoding PP0621 family protein: MRFLILILIIGGIVWYFFLRKSPKKPKNNHEAELMLECCECGTYVSSKEAISYNDKYFCSKKCLLKNKKG; this comes from the coding sequence ATGCGATTTTTGATTTTGATTTTAATAATTGGTGGGATCGTATGGTATTTTTTCTTGAGAAAATCTCCAAAAAAACCAAAGAATAATCACGAGGCAGAATTAATGTTAGAATGCTGTGAATGTGGTACTTATGTTTCTTCTAAAGAAGCTATTTCCTATAATGATAAATATTTTTGTTCAAAAAAATGTTTATTAAAAAATAAGAAAGGTTGA